A region of Rhodanobacteraceae bacterium DNA encodes the following proteins:
- a CDS encoding acetyltransferase produces MRNQAGGASRTFVVCEGSRVVAYYALASSSVVVDAAPGRFRRNMPDPIPVVVLGRLAVDESWQGRGIGRALMRDAVHRVLAAADLIGVRGLLVHALSLEAKAFYEHIGFDASPRDPMLLMVTLADLRSAM; encoded by the coding sequence TTGAGGAATCAGGCCGGCGGAGCTTCACGCACGTTCGTGGTTTGCGAAGGCTCGCGCGTGGTGGCCTACTACGCCTTGGCGTCGAGTTCGGTGGTCGTTGACGCCGCACCGGGCCGGTTCCGGCGCAACATGCCGGATCCGATCCCCGTGGTCGTGCTGGGGCGCCTTGCGGTGGACGAGTCGTGGCAAGGTCGCGGCATCGGCCGGGCGCTGATGCGGGATGCTGTGCACCGCGTGCTTGCCGCTGCCGACCTGATAGGTGTGCGCGGACTGCTGGTCCACGCGCTTTCGCTCGAAGCCAAGGCCTTCTACGAACACATCGGATTCGATGCGTCCCCGCGCGATCCGATGTTGTTGATGGTGACGCTTGCCGACCTGCGGAGCGCCATGTGA
- a CDS encoding Type IV fimbrial biogenesis protein PilY1, translating to MNQNRQTILASRPAAMVLALSLVTGLTAPFVMLSWVHPASAALPCAQGNNNGCTELSPTPPQDTIAVPPNIMLMMDDSGSMNWSIMPDYSYLSDSSLAGMRNNAVNGVYYNPTIIYSAPPKADSTTTSPDYYPSNNVANFPNAYANPFFDTSTSNVTRATGSYGDSNGSNNGNFNFYDSATYKYNCHKNGRNCSTGNAYAFAYVGAGGSTYHVTDATSCTNGKFANCIAATDTSGVAAPAGVPAGQNVMNWYSYYSSRIQMMQSGLMSAFSSLNPRYRFGFGSINGRNNSMLPAPTGVFGPNSNKIAEVQPFGDGTAGTQKASFWNWVASISPSNSTPLRLALQAVGQYYQTSSQPWSTMSSDPGYTSGSSTVFACRSSYTILTTDGFWNDSTNPSVGNADNTSSGPYSVPSGNITGYAPVSPFMDSYSNTLADVAMYYWKTDLQTGILNEVAGNKMDPATWQHMATFTMGLGFAPSGITGTAPNGNNPPTVQDIFNWSNDGGGPGSPYAIKNFSWPQPAANSLNNIADLAHAAVNGHGDFFSVKSPQDLAAGFSKAIAEISARTTTSPAASVNASVVAVGAIGFETSYNTGDWSGTFNAYPLLPPDGTPGTTPIWTPSPNSLLDSVYHSKTGFTGRVVYTGSYNSANTPAFTSFQLTAGNSGKLDAFETAGLQAPALAGGNDTLTSRINYLLGDNEFEGAPFRTRTTLLGAIINAQPVYVGYPTGNYFAFPAGSPEATAAAASSGTDDQAYDSFVARHATRAPTVYLGANDGMLHAFNAPVPQCTSYNPSTGVCSSYNYGTNPGKEDWAFVPRAVYANLGNLTNANFQFRPTVDATPVTRDVFFGGVWHTMLAGGVGLGGRGVYALDITGPANSSTPTTQPTVLWEFDSDMTGATAGCASNVGTCNANDLGYTVSQPNIGRLANGKWVVLVPNGYFPDCNTPDIPTDPNAPATAATSCQSIAKQAPGWSAGAPYSALFVLDAQTGAVLAELKTPQIAGVTSYGLATPVMGDYNNDQIDDVAFAGDAMGNLWRFDLSGSTPSSWTVTLAYKGGTAKDPSGKTVIQPITSMPRLFPDPVTNRFMVVFGTGRFLGVGDNSNTDVQAIYGVRDQGSAATSAMAYTQSSLVQQYLHETVIPAGATLPNGSPDPNAGASLRCVTGSASDTCQSSMSGGSPSPINPVPASAGGWYINLQTKTSGGVVNDAGERVVVNPGAIFASNTVVFETLITGSQSSDPCSPTTVGSIMALSALTGGSSGVSSLGGGNIVGGRINNARTSGSLPLMSALGGGQVYLPGTTLAPNGTSPLSIDAPIWRRRSWQELNENQ from the coding sequence ATGAACCAGAATCGCCAAACCATCCTTGCCTCGCGACCCGCCGCCATGGTGCTGGCGTTGTCGCTGGTTACGGGGCTTACCGCGCCCTTCGTGATGTTGTCCTGGGTGCATCCCGCCAGCGCCGCTTTGCCGTGCGCACAAGGCAACAACAATGGTTGCACCGAACTCAGCCCCACGCCCCCTCAGGATACGATCGCAGTGCCGCCCAACATCATGTTGATGATGGACGACTCGGGTTCGATGAACTGGAGCATCATGCCGGATTACAGCTACTTGTCCGACAGTTCATTGGCCGGGATGCGCAACAACGCGGTCAATGGGGTCTACTACAACCCGACAATCATCTATTCCGCCCCGCCCAAAGCCGACAGCACGACGACCAGCCCGGACTATTACCCCAGCAACAACGTCGCCAATTTCCCCAATGCCTATGCCAATCCATTTTTCGATACTTCGACGAGCAATGTAACCCGGGCAACGGGTTCATATGGCGACAGCAACGGCAGCAACAACGGCAATTTCAATTTCTACGACAGCGCCACGTACAAATACAACTGCCACAAAAACGGCAGGAACTGCTCGACAGGTAACGCCTACGCGTTCGCCTATGTCGGCGCGGGCGGCAGTACGTATCACGTAACCGATGCGACGAGCTGCACGAACGGCAAATTCGCGAACTGCATTGCGGCTACCGATACCAGTGGCGTGGCCGCGCCTGCGGGCGTGCCGGCGGGCCAGAACGTGATGAACTGGTATTCGTACTACAGCAGCCGCATCCAGATGATGCAGAGCGGCCTGATGTCGGCGTTTTCGAGCCTGAATCCCAGGTATCGCTTTGGTTTCGGCTCCATCAATGGCCGCAACAACAGCATGCTCCCGGCACCTACCGGGGTGTTTGGCCCGAACTCGAACAAAATTGCCGAAGTACAGCCCTTTGGCGATGGCACGGCGGGTACGCAAAAGGCGTCGTTCTGGAATTGGGTTGCCAGCATCAGTCCAAGCAATTCGACGCCCTTGAGGCTCGCACTGCAGGCGGTCGGCCAGTATTACCAGACCAGCAGTCAACCATGGAGCACGATGTCGAGTGATCCGGGTTACACCAGCGGCAGCTCCACGGTATTTGCCTGTCGCTCTTCCTACACGATCCTGACGACGGACGGCTTCTGGAACGATTCCACCAACCCGAGCGTCGGCAACGCCGACAACACCTCCAGTGGTCCGTACTCCGTCCCGTCGGGCAACATCACGGGTTATGCGCCTGTGTCGCCTTTCATGGACAGCTATTCCAACACGCTCGCCGACGTTGCGATGTATTACTGGAAAACCGATTTGCAGACCGGCATCCTCAATGAGGTTGCGGGCAACAAGATGGATCCGGCAACCTGGCAGCATATGGCCACGTTCACGATGGGCTTGGGTTTTGCCCCGTCGGGTATCACGGGGACAGCCCCGAACGGGAACAACCCGCCGACCGTCCAGGACATCTTCAATTGGTCGAACGACGGCGGTGGTCCAGGCAGCCCGTATGCGATCAAGAACTTCAGTTGGCCGCAGCCAGCAGCGAACAGCCTCAACAACATTGCCGACCTCGCGCATGCGGCGGTGAATGGCCACGGCGATTTCTTCAGCGTCAAGAGTCCACAGGATCTGGCGGCTGGTTTCTCCAAGGCCATCGCCGAGATCAGCGCGCGCACGACCACGTCGCCTGCCGCGTCGGTGAACGCCAGCGTGGTGGCGGTGGGTGCGATCGGGTTCGAGACCAGCTACAACACCGGCGACTGGAGCGGCACTTTCAATGCGTACCCCTTGCTGCCGCCGGATGGGACGCCAGGGACCACGCCGATCTGGACGCCGAGTCCCAATAGCTTGCTCGATTCCGTGTACCACTCGAAGACGGGCTTTACCGGCCGCGTGGTTTATACCGGCTCCTACAACTCAGCCAATACCCCTGCATTCACCAGTTTCCAGCTCACGGCTGGCAATTCCGGCAAGCTGGACGCCTTTGAAACCGCTGGTCTGCAGGCACCGGCGCTGGCAGGTGGCAACGATACGTTGACCAGCCGCATCAACTACCTGCTGGGCGACAACGAATTCGAGGGTGCGCCCTTCCGTACCCGCACCACGCTGCTGGGCGCCATCATCAACGCGCAGCCTGTGTACGTGGGGTATCCCACCGGCAATTACTTTGCCTTCCCCGCCGGCAGCCCGGAGGCCACCGCGGCGGCGGCCAGCAGCGGGACGGATGACCAAGCGTACGATTCATTCGTGGCGCGCCATGCCACCCGTGCGCCCACCGTGTACCTGGGCGCCAACGATGGGATGCTGCACGCCTTCAATGCGCCAGTGCCGCAATGCACTTCGTACAATCCGAGTACAGGCGTGTGCTCTAGCTACAACTACGGGACCAATCCCGGCAAGGAAGACTGGGCGTTCGTTCCGCGCGCGGTGTACGCCAACCTCGGCAACCTGACCAACGCGAACTTCCAGTTCCGCCCGACCGTGGATGCAACGCCGGTGACGCGTGATGTGTTCTTCGGCGGCGTGTGGCACACCATGCTGGCGGGCGGGGTTGGCCTGGGTGGTCGTGGCGTGTATGCACTGGACATCACCGGGCCGGCCAATTCGAGCACTCCGACCACGCAGCCGACCGTGCTGTGGGAATTCGATTCCGACATGACCGGCGCCACGGCAGGATGCGCGTCGAACGTGGGCACGTGCAACGCCAATGACCTCGGCTACACGGTGTCGCAGCCCAACATCGGCCGGCTCGCCAACGGCAAGTGGGTGGTTCTGGTGCCGAATGGTTACTTCCCGGATTGCAACACGCCGGACATTCCGACCGATCCGAATGCCCCCGCCACTGCGGCCACGAGTTGCCAGTCCATCGCCAAACAGGCGCCGGGCTGGAGCGCGGGTGCACCGTACAGCGCGCTGTTCGTGCTGGATGCGCAAACCGGCGCGGTACTCGCGGAGCTGAAGACGCCGCAGATCGCGGGCGTCACCAGCTATGGTCTGGCCACGCCGGTGATGGGCGATTACAACAACGACCAGATCGACGACGTAGCATTTGCGGGCGATGCGATGGGCAACCTGTGGCGGTTCGACCTGTCCGGCAGCACGCCTTCGAGCTGGACGGTCACCCTGGCCTACAAAGGCGGCACCGCCAAGGATCCGAGCGGCAAGACGGTCATCCAGCCCATCACCTCGATGCCGCGCCTGTTCCCCGATCCCGTCACCAACCGCTTCATGGTGGTCTTCGGCACCGGCAGGTTCCTGGGTGTGGGCGACAACAGCAACACCGATGTGCAGGCAATCTATGGTGTGCGTGACCAGGGCAGCGCGGCCACGTCGGCGATGGCGTACACGCAATCCAGCCTGGTGCAGCAGTACCTGCACGAAACCGTGATTCCGGCCGGCGCCACGCTGCCGAATGGATCACCCGATCCGAATGCGGGTGCCAGTTTGCGCTGCGTGACCGGCAGTGCCAGCGATACCTGCCAAAGTTCCATGTCGGGAGGCTCGCCAAGCCCGATCAACCCGGTGCCTGCCAGCGCGGGTGGCTGGTACATCAACCTTCAGACCAAGACCAGCGGTGGCGTAGTGAACGATGCCGGCGAACGGGTGGTGGTGAACCCCGGAGCGATCTTCGCGAGCAACACCGTGGTGTTTGAAACGCTGATCACGGGTTCGCAGAGCAGCGATCCGTGCAGCCCGACCACCGTCGGTTCGATCATGGCCTTGAGTGCCTTGACGGGTGGTTCGTCCGGCGTCTCCTCGCTGGGCGGAGGCAACATCGTGGGCGGCCGCATCAACAATGCGCGCACCAGCGGCAGCTTGCCGTTGATGTCGGCGCTCGGCGGCGGTCAGGTGTATCTGCCGGGCACGACGCTGGCGCCCAACGGCACCAGTCCGCTGTCGATCGACGCACCGATCTGGCGGCGCCGTTCGTGGCAGGAACTCAACGAGAATCAGTAG
- a CDS encoding dTDP-4-dehydrorhamnose reductase, whose amino-acid sequence MQPIKILVTGANGQVGHELLRALAIVGGPEGPTTEFLAMDGSFTRLSPLPRGPTGSRLPPLLQGDGRVLVRWDETVVIPATRSGKLDDGTRCECIDLADLESLRAALDRIAPHLIVNAAAYTAVDRAEDESGPAMCVNGDALGVLGGWAARHEARVVHYSTDYVFDGSATEPYRENDATHPLGVYGRSKLAGEIALRASGARHLIFRTAWVYAARGHNFLRTMLRLGAERDELRVVDDQIGAPTPARLIADVTAQVIAQWLADDASARDGIYHLVASGQTSWCGFARAIFERARHAGVIERALRIAAIRTTDYPTKAVRPAYSVLDTSKLRAAFGVELPDWQTSLDRVIDELACR is encoded by the coding sequence ATGCAGCCGATCAAAATTCTCGTCACCGGCGCGAACGGGCAGGTGGGGCACGAACTGCTGCGAGCGCTGGCGATCGTAGGAGGGCCGGAAGGCCCGACCACGGAGTTCTTGGCCATGGATGGCAGCTTCACGCGGCTTTCGCCGCTCCCACGAGGTCCGACCGGGTCGCGGCTTCCGCCGCTCCTACAGGGAGACGGGCGTGTGTTGGTGCGATGGGATGAAACTGTGGTCATCCCTGCTACCCGCAGCGGCAAGCTCGACGACGGCACGCGATGCGAGTGTATCGATCTGGCCGACCTCGAAAGCTTGCGCGCCGCGCTCGACCGCATCGCGCCGCACCTGATCGTCAACGCCGCCGCCTACACCGCGGTCGATCGCGCCGAGGACGAGTCCGGTCCCGCAATGTGCGTCAACGGCGATGCGTTGGGCGTGCTGGGCGGGTGGGCCGCGCGCCACGAAGCGCGCGTCGTGCACTATTCGACCGACTACGTGTTCGACGGCAGCGCGACCGAACCGTACCGCGAGAACGACGCCACGCACCCGCTCGGCGTGTACGGGCGCAGCAAGCTCGCCGGTGAAATCGCGTTGCGCGCCAGCGGCGCGCGGCATCTGATCTTTCGCACCGCATGGGTGTACGCCGCGCGCGGCCACAATTTCCTGCGCACCATGCTGCGGCTCGGCGCGGAGCGCGACGAACTGCGCGTCGTCGATGACCAGATCGGTGCGCCGACACCGGCACGGCTGATCGCGGACGTCACCGCGCAGGTCATCGCGCAATGGCTTGCCGATGATGCATCCGCGCGCGACGGCATTTATCACCTCGTCGCATCCGGCCAGACCAGTTGGTGTGGCTTCGCCCGCGCGATTTTCGAGCGCGCACGACATGCAGGCGTGATCGAACGCGCGCTGCGGATCGCCGCCATCCGCACCACCGACTACCCGACGAAAGCCGTGCGTCCCGCGTATTCGGTGCTCGACACGTCGAAGCTGCGCGCAGCGTTCGGCGTGGAATTGCCGGACTGGCAAACTTCACTCGACAGGGTGATCGACGAACTCGCCTGCCGTTGA
- a CDS encoding dTDP-4-dehydrorhamnose 3,5-epimerase — MSHQPHLKRIDTRLPGVCVIEPVVHGDARGYFFESFHAEKYKALGIDVRFVQSNVSRSARGVLRGLHYQWPHPQGKLVSVLEGEVYDVAVDIRRGSPTFGQWEAAMLTAANHRQLWIPEGFAHGFCVVSEAATFMYQCTALYDPKADAGVRWNDAAIGIDWPVAEPLLSAKDQQTPFLADVSADKLPTYQAG; from the coding sequence ATGTCCCACCAACCCCACCTCAAACGCATCGACACCCGCCTGCCCGGCGTGTGCGTGATCGAACCCGTGGTGCACGGTGATGCGCGCGGCTATTTCTTCGAGAGTTTCCACGCGGAGAAATACAAGGCGCTCGGCATCGACGTGCGTTTCGTGCAATCCAACGTCTCGCGTTCCGCGCGGGGCGTGTTGCGCGGCCTGCACTACCAGTGGCCGCATCCGCAGGGCAAGCTGGTATCGGTGCTGGAAGGCGAGGTGTACGACGTGGCGGTGGACATCCGCCGCGGCTCGCCCACCTTCGGGCAATGGGAAGCGGCGATGCTGACCGCCGCCAACCATCGCCAGTTGTGGATCCCGGAAGGTTTCGCGCACGGTTTCTGCGTGGTCAGCGAAGCCGCGACCTTCATGTACCAATGCACCGCGCTGTACGACCCGAAGGCCGACGCCGGCGTGCGCTGGAACGACGCCGCCATCGGCATCGACTGGCCAGTGGCCGAACCGCTGCTGTCGGCGAAGGACCAGCAAACGCCGTTCCTGGCCGATGTGTCCGCGGACAAGCTGCCGACGTATCAGGCTGGTTGA
- a CDS encoding Glucose-1-phosphate thymidylyltransferase, translated as MTTQKGIILAGGSGTRLYPVTQAVSKQLLPVYDKPMIYYPLSVLMLAGIREVLVINTPHEQALFENLLGDGSQWGIKISYAVQPSPDGLAQAFLIGREFIAGDPCALVLGDNIFFGHGFTELLQRAAARECGATVFGYLVRDPERYGVAEFDATGRVIGLEEKPAKPKSSYAVTGLYFYDGRVCDFAAQLKPSPRGELEITDLNRCYLDDGSLMLEQLGRGYAWLDTGTHESMMDAGNYIATVENRQGLKVCCPEEIAFQHGWIDAARVRELAAPLAKTGYGQYLLRLVGG; from the coding sequence GTGACGACGCAAAAAGGCATCATCCTCGCCGGCGGTTCAGGCACGCGGCTGTATCCGGTGACGCAGGCGGTCAGCAAGCAGCTGCTGCCGGTGTACGACAAGCCGATGATCTACTACCCGCTGTCGGTGCTGATGCTGGCCGGCATCCGCGAGGTGCTGGTGATCAACACGCCGCACGAGCAGGCGTTGTTCGAGAACCTGCTCGGCGATGGTTCGCAGTGGGGCATCAAGATCAGCTACGCGGTGCAGCCTTCGCCGGATGGCCTGGCGCAGGCGTTCCTGATCGGGCGCGAATTCATCGCGGGCGATCCCTGCGCGCTGGTGCTGGGCGACAACATCTTCTTCGGCCACGGCTTCACCGAATTGTTGCAGCGTGCCGCGGCGCGCGAATGCGGCGCGACGGTGTTCGGTTACCTGGTGCGCGATCCGGAACGCTACGGCGTGGCCGAATTCGACGCGACCGGTCGCGTGATCGGGCTGGAAGAAAAACCCGCCAAACCGAAATCCAGTTACGCGGTGACGGGGCTGTATTTCTATGATGGGCGCGTGTGCGATTTCGCCGCGCAACTCAAGCCGTCGCCGCGCGGGGAACTTGAAATCACCGACCTCAACCGCTGCTATCTGGACGACGGCTCGCTGATGCTGGAACAACTCGGCCGCGGCTACGCGTGGCTCGACACCGGCACCCATGAATCGATGATGGACGCGGGCAACTACATCGCCACGGTCGAGAACCGGCAAGGACTGAAGGTGTGCTGCCCCGAGGAAATAGCGTTCCAGCACGGCTGGATCGACGCCGCGCGCGTGCGCGAGCTCGCGGCCCCACTGGCGAAGACGGGTTATGGGCAATACCTGCTGCGGTTGGTGGGCGGGTGA
- a CDS encoding Excinuclease ABC, C subunit-like translates to MREPAVYILATKPYGTLYIGVTSDLVKRIWEHRNNVVEGFTRQHGIHRLVHFEQFRSMIEAIEREKELKKWRRAWKIALIEKSNPDWRDLWPEISQ, encoded by the coding sequence TTGCGCGAACCCGCCGTTTACATCCTGGCCACCAAACCCTACGGCACGCTCTACATCGGCGTGACGTCGGACCTGGTCAAGCGCATCTGGGAACATCGCAACAATGTGGTCGAGGGTTTCACCAGGCAACATGGCATCCACCGCCTGGTGCATTTCGAACAATTTCGTTCGATGATCGAGGCGATCGAACGCGAGAAGGAATTGAAGAAGTGGCGGCGAGCCTGGAAGATTGCGCTGATCGAAAAGTCGAATCCCGACTGGCGGGATTTGTGGCCGGAGATCAGCCAGTGA
- a CDS encoding dTDP-glucose 4,6-dehydratase: MGTLLVTGGAGFIGGNFVLQAVADGLTVVNLDKLTYAGNLDTLKPLEGNARHVFVQGDIGDRALVAKLLAEHRPDAVVNFAAESHVDRSIDGPAAFIATNVVGTLALLEAVRDWWKALDGASKDGFRFLHVSTDEVYGSLGATGKFTEATPYAPNSPYSASKAASDHLVRAFHHTYGLPVLTTNCSNNYGPYQFPEKLIPLIIARALAGEKLPVYGDGRNIRDWLFVLDHCSAIRRVLEAGRVGETWNVGGDSERENLHVVKTICALLDAKRPLDDGRQRESLIEFVKDRPGHDRRYAIDSSKLQRELGWKPSVDFETGLARTVDWYLANQPWVQRVLDGSYRMERLGRG, from the coding sequence ATGGGGACCTTGCTGGTCACCGGCGGCGCCGGGTTCATCGGCGGCAATTTCGTGCTGCAGGCGGTGGCCGACGGGCTGACCGTGGTCAACCTGGACAAGCTGACCTACGCTGGCAACCTCGACACGCTGAAACCGCTGGAAGGCAATGCGCGGCACGTGTTCGTGCAGGGCGACATCGGCGATCGTGCGCTGGTGGCGAAGCTGCTGGCCGAACACCGGCCCGATGCGGTGGTGAACTTCGCCGCGGAATCGCACGTCGATCGTTCCATCGATGGCCCCGCCGCGTTCATCGCAACCAACGTGGTCGGCACGCTGGCGTTGCTGGAAGCGGTGCGCGATTGGTGGAAGGCGCTGGACGGCGCGTCGAAGGACGGGTTTCGCTTCCTGCACGTCTCCACCGACGAGGTGTACGGCTCGCTGGGCGCGACCGGCAAGTTCACCGAAGCCACGCCGTATGCGCCCAATTCGCCGTACTCGGCGTCGAAGGCGGCTTCCGACCATCTGGTGCGTGCGTTCCACCACACCTACGGATTACCGGTTCTCACCACCAATTGCTCGAACAATTACGGGCCGTACCAGTTTCCGGAGAAGTTGATTCCGCTGATCATCGCGCGCGCGCTGGCAGGCGAAAAATTGCCGGTGTACGGCGATGGCAGGAACATCCGCGACTGGCTGTTCGTGCTGGACCACTGCAGCGCCATCCGACGGGTGCTGGAAGCGGGGCGCGTGGGCGAAACCTGGAACGTGGGCGGCGATTCCGAGCGCGAGAACCTCCATGTGGTGAAAACCATCTGCGCGCTGCTGGACGCGAAACGTCCGCTGGACGACGGCCGCCAACGTGAATCGCTGATCGAGTTCGTGAAGGATCGCCCCGGCCACGACCGTCGCTACGCGATCGATTCGTCGAAGCTGCAACGCGAACTCGGCTGGAAGCCGTCGGTCGATTTCGAAACCGGCCTCGCCCGCACGGTTGACTGGTACCTCGCCAACCAGCCGTGGGTGCAGCGCGTGCTGGATGGCAGCTATCGGATGGAGCGGTTGGGGCGGGGGTGA
- a CDS encoding Type IV pilin PilA has translation MPTHPVQRGFTLIELMIVVAIIAILAAIAIPAYQDYLIRTQVTEGMTLATGAKSAVWDFVSNTGRFPPSNQSAGLAKATSIIGTYVSKVDVTGGKITATFGNQANKAIQTAGQNTLVLSPWTQGGSILWSCTPSTVSPKYLPSTCR, from the coding sequence ATGCCTACGCATCCAGTCCAACGCGGTTTCACGCTGATCGAGCTGATGATCGTGGTCGCGATCATCGCGATCCTGGCCGCCATCGCGATTCCGGCGTATCAGGATTACTTGATCCGCACGCAGGTAACCGAGGGCATGACTCTCGCCACGGGTGCAAAATCCGCAGTATGGGATTTCGTTTCCAATACCGGCCGGTTCCCGCCTTCCAACCAATCCGCAGGCTTGGCCAAGGCCACGTCGATCATCGGTACTTACGTGTCCAAGGTCGATGTCACCGGCGGCAAGATCACTGCCACGTTTGGCAACCAAGCGAACAAGGCCATCCAGACTGCAGGCCAAAACACCTTGGTGCTGTCGCCGTGGACTCAAGGCGGCAGCATTCTCTGGTCCTGCACGCCCAGTACGGTCAGTCCGAAGTATCTGCCGTCGACGTGCCGTTAG
- a CDS encoding Type IV pilin PilA, whose product MKSMQKGFTLIELMIVVAIIAILAAIAIPAYQDYLIRSQVSEGESLTGGAKVAISEFYANKGYFPPANSSAGLASPGSITGKYVTQVDAGTKAGQIVVTYGNQANTKITASGSDTLVLSAVTAAGSISWTCTPSTINQKYLPSSCRK is encoded by the coding sequence ATGAAATCGATGCAGAAAGGTTTCACCCTGATCGAACTGATGATCGTGGTCGCGATCATCGCGATCCTGGCGGCCATCGCCATCCCGGCCTATCAGGACTACCTGATCCGTTCGCAGGTCAGTGAAGGCGAATCATTGACGGGCGGCGCCAAGGTTGCCATTTCCGAGTTCTACGCGAACAAAGGCTATTTCCCGCCGGCCAACTCGTCTGCGGGTCTCGCCAGCCCCGGGTCGATCACCGGCAAGTACGTGACTCAGGTTGACGCAGGCACCAAAGCAGGTCAGATCGTCGTCACGTATGGCAATCAGGCCAACACGAAAATCACCGCCAGCGGCAGCGATACGCTCGTCCTGTCAGCCGTCACTGCAGCCGGCTCGATCAGCTGGACTTGCACGCCGTCCACGATCAATCAGAAGTACCTGCCCTCGAGTTGCCGCAAGTAA
- a CDS encoding Growth inhibitor: protein MKRGDLVTVAVQGDFGKPRPALVIQADLFDEHSSVTVLPVTSTLFAAPLLRVTVKPGAENGLRKPSQVMVDKAMTVMRAQVGPPIGRLDSRTLLEVDRRLAVFLGIAK, encoded by the coding sequence GTGAAACGCGGCGATCTGGTGACGGTCGCCGTCCAGGGGGACTTTGGAAAGCCGCGGCCTGCGCTGGTCATTCAGGCCGACCTGTTTGACGAACACTCCAGTGTCACGGTGCTTCCCGTGACCAGTACGTTGTTTGCCGCACCACTGCTGCGAGTCACCGTGAAGCCCGGGGCTGAAAATGGGTTGCGGAAACCGTCGCAGGTCATGGTGGACAAGGCCATGACCGTCATGCGTGCACAGGTTGGACCGCCTATCGGGCGGCTGGATTCCCGCACACTCCTGGAGGTTGATCGGCGCCTGGCAGTGTTTCTCGGGATTGCCAAATAG
- a CDS encoding VapB protein (antitoxin to VapC) — protein MATMTIRNLDDAVKQRLRVRAAQHGRSMEDEARDILRSSLSTESARATSLVDAIRARIEPLGGIDLEIPPREPVRKPPRLGA, from the coding sequence ATGGCAACCATGACCATCCGCAATCTCGACGACGCGGTCAAGCAGCGCCTGCGCGTGCGTGCGGCACAGCACGGCCGATCGATGGAAGACGAAGCGCGGGACATCCTGCGCAGCTCGCTCTCCACGGAGTCCGCGCGCGCGACGTCGCTGGTCGACGCGATTCGGGCGCGCATCGAACCGTTGGGCGGCATTGATCTCGAGATCCCCCCGCGTGAACCTGTGCGCAAGCCGCCGCGACTCGGTGCATGA
- a CDS encoding VapC toxin protein, translated as MIVLDTNVLSELLRPQPNTRVMAWLSARPAASLFTTTVTRGEILYGIRLLPAGRRRNALQDAVTAIFDEDFAKRTLPYDNPAADHYADIAASRRTKGRPISQFDAMIAAIARSRGASLATRNTRDFTGCGIDLTDPWTAKTT; from the coding sequence ATGATCGTCCTCGACACCAACGTATTGTCGGAACTCCTGCGCCCGCAGCCGAATACCCGGGTGATGGCGTGGCTGTCAGCGCGCCCGGCCGCATCGTTGTTCACCACCACCGTGACGCGCGGCGAAATCTTGTACGGGATACGACTGTTGCCTGCCGGGCGACGGCGCAACGCCCTGCAGGATGCAGTCACCGCCATCTTCGATGAAGATTTCGCCAAGCGCACCCTGCCCTATGACAACCCCGCCGCGGATCACTATGCCGACATCGCGGCCAGCCGCAGGACCAAGGGACGCCCCATCAGCCAGTTCGACGCCATGATCGCAGCCATTGCACGTTCCCGCGGTGCATCGCTGGCGACCCGCAACACTCGGGATTTCACCGGTTGCGGCATCGACCTCACCGACCCCTGGACGGCCAAGACGACGTAA
- a CDS encoding Aminotransferase, DegT/DnrJ/EryC1/StrS family, producing MMDWKRHHVSSAEFLNAMNARRIGTGVHYLFVPEHPHYQRRFGWTPEQWPNAMRIGRQTVSLPLSPKPTDADVTRAITTVRRLVA from the coding sequence ATGATGGATTGGAAACGCCATCATGTCTCCAGCGCCGAGTTCCTCAACGCGATGAACGCACGCCGCATCGGCACCGGCGTGCACTACCTCTTTGTACCGGAGCATCCTCATTACCAGCGACGCTTCGGCTGGACGCCCGAACAATGGCCCAACGCCATGCGGATTGGGCGACAAACCGTCAGCCTTCCGTTGTCGCCGAAACCAACCGATGCGGATGTGACAAGGGCGATCACGACCGTGCGCAGGCTGGTCGCATAG